The DNA sequence CGACTGGATACGAATATCTTGACTGGTCGCTTAGAATCATTGACAAGGTCCACGAAAAAGCTGATAATCTCCTGCATATGCTGtggctccagctcgtccaagGAATCAAGTACCAGGGTAGTCCGCGGTAGCGCATTGACGATTGTTGATATCTGTTTTCGACAAAAGTCTGGGGTGAAGGCCCGTTGggccttgtccatctttAGGCACTGGCTGGCTAGGTCATCAAACATCCCATTTGCATAGTGCGGCACTTGAGCAAGCTGTCGTAGAAAGCTTCGAAGAATATTGGTCACTGGGTCGTCTGTGACgtttttgttgttcttgCTGTAATAGAAAAATGCGAAGCCTTCGTCAACATTGCTGTTAACCTTGTCAATTTCGTCTTGGTTATTCTCGTCCACCTGGTAACGATCTATTATGCTAGATGTGAGTACCGATTTACCAGCGCCAACTATGAGATATGAGTACACGAAATATGAGCAGCTGAACCCAGGAATTAAATAACACACCTTTTCCGGTAAGCCATAGAATATTCGATGAGCTCGAATCTTCCCATTCACGAAACTCTTTGCGTTGTGATAGCCACTCGCCTGTTCCTCGAGTTCTTTTTAATGTCATCGACCTGTGTTGATTCCCAACATGAATTTTGCAAATGATATTGAGGATTTTGGAGAGCTCGTCGTCTTTTAGATTCTTGAGCATCTTGGTAACTTTTTCGTCGATGTATCGTAGTGGTTTGTCCAGCCGTTTAAGAAGCCGCAGGCTCTGCTCATTCTGAAGATCTTTTTTCTTGACATCGCATGCCGTTAAAACTTTTTGCAAGCTATTCtcagcttcttggagctcGTTCAGCTTGTCTTTCGCTTTCTGAGGGTCCAATAAGGCTTCGAAGAACCGACGTACAGCCACGCCGTCCTTGAGCTGTGTTCCAGCATAGTCCAGAAGCTCAAATGCTTTTTGATAGGCGTTGATGAGGGCATTACGCAAGTCTTTCTCACAAGCATCAAGGTCGTCCAGTTTTGATTGCAAGAATACTTGTTCGTAAATCGCGCCGCGATTCATAAGACACAAAACCTTATCAGCGCATCCAAAAATAGCAGTGAGACTTTCGCATCCACCAGCATGCGCCTAAACGATACGTTCAGCCAGCGAAACAAGAAAATGCAGGCATTGATCTTACATTAAGTAATACTTTGAGAGCCGACCAAACAATTGGCCCAGGGGCAGGTGCAAATTGTATCCCGATATCGACGGTGGCCGACAGTAGGCTGATAACTCGAGTCGCACAATCCCTCCAGAGTACTTCTCGTTCACCAATTTTGATCTTGGCCGAACGATCCTTGAAATTCTCCTCGCGGCCTCGCACAAGGCCTATCAGCTGTTCAGCCGGTTTGTCGCTTATAGAAGACACATTTGCAGAGATTGACTTCTTGTACTCTTCACCAAGACCTTGAAAAGCCTCTGCCCACAGATCCGATACTTGCTGCACGTTCGAAGAAGGCTGATTGTGGGTTTGAGAGGAAATCTCATTCACTTTAGGCGATGCTGAAGTGTCGCAGGAACTCGAAATAGCCGATGAAGTTGCCTTTGGGGCCTTAGTCTCAGGACTTTGGGCACGAGCTGGGCGAGCATTTGGCGTGTCTGGACTGGGGGATCGAGCTTTAGGCGGTTGCTTAAAGCATGACGATAGAACATCAAGGCAGCCGAAATAACCCTGCTCTTTCTGCACAGACCGCCCCATTTCTCGGCAGAGCCACTAACGTTCTGTTGGACGAGAACTATTGTGATGGGAATAAAGGCGGGAGACCTGCTGCTGTACTGCCTCCCAGACCTAGGCCTCGCGAATAATGTCGGGCAAAGAAGGTGAGAAGAGATGGTACACGCTACACGAAAACAAAACGAGGAATATAACAATTTCCAGGAGTGGAGCGGTAATTGGCATCTTTCAGCTCTTGATGCAGGTGGCCATAATAAGCGCTGGTCAGTATCACGGCAGTCCAATAAGAAGCGGTAGGGAGGTAAAGTGCAGGGCTCTCCGGTGGTTGGGCGGCAATTGCTCCATGTTACGACCCTCTTAAGAATCATAACGCAGTACGTACCACGGAACAGCCTCAGGCCATATAGCCAATCACGACGGGGCCGACCTGAGAGAGCGGTACTTGGTATACTGGACCGATGGCTACCTATATAAGGCGTTGATGGAAACACTCATTAGATGGCCTAGACAGTCAGTCGTTACATCTTATCTACCAACTACGTGACAGAACGCCAGTGCTCAACAGGATATCCTATCCCATCTGCCAACGTAAACATACGCATCCCTCCCTTGGGAATGTCCCTACCCTATAACGATATATTAGGAACGTGGCAACGAATCGTCACACTCTAATCAAAAGTTATTATTGGACAAGATCCGCGATGGATGCTCTCTTTATGGTAATTAGGACGGTATCATACCGGCTTCCAGAGAATTACAGCTACAATCCTCATGCGACTGGCAGCTCACAGGTCGAATTAACGATACTGAGCCGCTTACCGAATCTAGATAACTCTCTCCTAGAACATTCATTGCTATACCTCAACGGCTAAACATTAATATCTTGTCGCCAAGACATTTCAATAACCGCCAACATATGCACACACTCAAGATAGCCCTTAATAAGCGAGTAACCAAACGCGCCCGTAATATAGTACGCCCAAGTAATAGCAAGGACATAGTCGAGAGCAAGCGATATAAATGTCTATATTTTTGGTATATGTAGTCTCAGTTAAGCCGAAGGGCAGGAGAGTGTGCTAGTAGGCTAGTATCTTTTGTCAATAAAAAGTCTACTGTATCTGGTTACTGAATCGATGGCGATCCTCGATGACGACAATGACATCACCACAGCTGCATTCCTCCCCCAAATCGTGTCACTTTGATCCAGCTTCAGAATGCTAGAACCGACATGATTTGCGTCAATCGTGTCCGAAAAATACATCCACAAGCATTCTACATCTCACTACTACAGCATCACGAGTTCTCCACGCACAATCCGTTTCAGCAAAAGTCATCATCAGAACCAGCCAAGATGAGTTGGATGGACAGTTGGAGCCGCCCTTGCAAATCTCAAGCGACCCCAGCACCTTTCTATCTACTCCTGGGCGGCGAGGACACACCTTATTGCCATTCATGCGGCAGAGTCATTAGTACTCGGCGCACTACCGCTACAGCTAAAAACAACACTCCTGTCAAGTACTGCTCAAGCCGATGCCGGACTCAAAAGCCTGGAAAGCTAGACCGTGAGCTCGAGAAGGCATTTGTAAAGCTGCTAGGTGCAGAAGAAAGCTCATCGACAGACACAAAGAAGCCGGCGAAAGGAGGGGCCTCTGGCAAACACAACAAGGGGAAGAATAGCAAGGGCGATAATCGAATCTTGGTATCGtgcagcgccgccgaggaACTCGTCTTTGGACCCAACCGGGCATCGATGGAACTAACAGACGAAGAGGACCACAGCGACAACGAAACACCTCAAACATCAGAACCTACAGAAGCCCTAGCGGAGCCACTGTCAT is a window from the Trichoderma atroviride chromosome 5, complete sequence genome containing:
- a CDS encoding uncharacterized protein (EggNog:ENOG41) yields the protein MGRSVQKEQGYFGCLDVLSSCFKQPPKARSPSPDTPNARPARAQSPETKAPKATSSAISSSCDTSASPKVNEISSQTHNQPSSNVQQVSDLWAEAFQGLGEEYKKSISANVSSISDKPAEQLIGLVRGREENFKDRSAKIKIGEREVLWRDCATRVISLLSATVDIGIQFAPAPGPIVWSALKVLLNAHAGGCESLTAIFGCADKVLCLMNRGAIYEQVFLQSKLDDLDACEKDLRNALINAYQKAFELLDYAGTQLKDGVAVRRFFEALLDPQKAKDKLNELQEAENSLQKVLTACDVKKKDLQNEQSLRLLKRLDKPLRYIDEKVTKMLKNLKDDELSKILNIICKIHVGNQHRSMTLKRTRGTGEWLSQRKEFREWEDSSSSNILWLTGKVGAGKSVLTSSIIDRYQVDENNQDEIDKVNSNVDEGFAFFYYSKNNKNVTDDPVTNILRSFLRQLAQVPHYANGMFDDLASQCLKMDKAQRAFTPDFCRKQISTIVNALPRTTLVLDSLDELEPQHMQEIISFFVDLVNDSKRPVKIFVSSRFTTDIYNEVHRAINKPTRMDIAEQNQGDIERFIRERTTRFDCHWRNDEVKGKVVEKISKGANGMFRWAFLQIAQLIECDSPRGCRNTTWATSQRSNSSI
- a CDS encoding uncharacterized protein (EggNog:ENOG41), with translation MICVNRVRKIHPQAFYISLLQHHEFSTHNPFQQKSSSEPAKMSWMDSWSRPCKSQATPAPFYLLLGGEDTPYCHSCGRVISTRRTTATAKNNTPVKYCSSRCRTQKPGKLDRELEKAFVKLLGAEESSSTDTKKPAKGGASGKHNKGKNSKGDNRILVSCSAAEELVFGPNRASMELTDEEDHSDNETPQTSEPTEALAEPLSSEEDVDLAGNLKDENHIDGDVLARLSVRSGTRIRPPQSVSEVNGSVGGEKGRAERIQETDAMLEKRKQGQRRAKEREMTKCAARRGVVFGFAINEDGEKRLCEAVMSGKVVEPSFAKGDWAIRWRE